The Dermacentor albipictus isolate Rhodes 1998 colony chromosome 2, USDA_Dalb.pri_finalv2, whole genome shotgun sequence genome has a segment encoding these proteins:
- the LOC135910991 gene encoding calphotin-like, translating to MQCTDLSQIRACVLLALASSAFAGYLPTYGVGHAVTGVSYGVAPAASYAVSAPAVTRTVSTSYQAAPVVAAAPAVATYAAAPAVTRVYQSAPVVAAAPAVATVAAAPAVSRVTTYTQAAPVVAAAPAVTRVYQSAPVVAAAPSVSHVTTYTQAAPVVAAAPSVTRVYQSAPVVAPAPAVATVAAAPAVSRVTTYSQAAPVVAAAPAVTRVYQSAPVVAAAPAVSRVTTYAQAAPVVAAAPAVTRVYQSAPVVAAAPAVATFAAAPAVSRVTTYTQAAPVVAAAPAVTRVYQSAPVVASAPAVSRVTTYTQAAPVVATAPVATVAAAPAVSAVTTYHQAAPALATYAAAPAVAAVHAAPAVATTTVHHAPAVATVAHAAPAFATYQATPVYGYGVGSLGYGAGSYALGHGFGVYGLNYGYGLGTPFDYTTLLRKKK from the exons ATCCGTGCTTGCGTCCTCCTGGCTCTCGCCAGCAGCGCTTTCGCTGGCTACCTCCCAACCTACGGTGTCGGCCACGCCGTCACTGGCGTCAGCTATGGAGTAGCTCCCGCTGCCAGCTACGCCGTTTCCGCCCCAGCCGTGACCCGCACTGTCTCCACTTCTTACCAAGCTGCTCCAGTCGTGGCTGCTGCTCCAGCTGTCGCCACTTACGCCGCCGCCCCAGCTGTCACCAGGGTGTACCAGTCTGCTCCGGTGGTGGCTGCCGCCCCAGCTGTCGCCACTGTCGCCGCCGCTCCAGCTGTGTCCCGCGTGACCACCTACACCCAGGCCGCACCAGTCGTCGCCGCTGCCCCAGCTGTCACTAGGGTGTACCAGTCTGCTCCAGTTGTTGCTGCTGCTCCATCTGTGTCCCACGTGACCACCTACACCCAGGCTGCTCCAGTCGTCGCTGCTGCTCCCTCTGTCACCAGGGTTTACCAGTCTGCTCCGGTGGTGGCTCCCGCCCCAGCTGTCGCCACCGTCGCCGCCGCTCCAGCTGTGTCCCGCGTGACCACCTACAGCCAAGCTGCTCCAGTCGTTGCTGCTGCCCCAGCTGTTACTAGGGTGTACCAGTCTGCTCCAGTTGTTGCTGCTGCTCCAGCTGTGTCCCGCGTGACCACCTATGCCCAGGCTGCTCCAGTTGTGGCTGCCGCTCCAGCTGTCACCAGGGTCTACCAGTCCGCTCCAGTTGTTGCTGCAGCTCCAGCTGTTGCCACTTTTGCCGCTGCTCCAGCTGTGTCCCGCGTGACCACCTACACCCAGGCTGCTCCAGTCGTCGCTGCCGCTCCAGCTGTCACCAGGGTCTACCAGTCTGCTCCAGTTGTTGCTTCTGCCCCAGCTGTGTCTCGCGTCACCACCTACACTCAGGCTGCTCCAGTCGTTGCCACTGCCCCAGTCGCCACTGTCGCGGCTGCTCCAGCTGTGTCTGCTGTGACCACCTACCACCAGGCTGCTCCAGCTCTCGCCACCTACGCTGCTGCCCCAGCTGTCGCTGCCGTCCATGCTGCCCCAGCTGTTGCCACTACCACTGTCCACCACGCCCCAGCTGTCGCCACCGTCGCCCACGCTGCCCCAGCTTTCGCTACCTACCAGGCCACCCCAGTCTACGGCTACGGTGTTGGAAGCCTCGGCTATGGTGCGGGCAGCTATGCCCTGGGTCACGGATTTGGTGTCTATGGCCTGAACTACGGCTATGGTCTTGGCACTCCCTTCGACTACACCACCCTCCTCCGCAAGAAGAAAT aa